Proteins encoded within one genomic window of Halocatena marina:
- a CDS encoding DUF5793 family protein yields the protein MRRDYFTLDVTTGDETKPQITVSFDGPAKSFEDRLTDEAGMTLDTEQLDVTYRLHDDALTVGGSGVLAVTNRITGDFVLECNADAGMIDQLVSAARENDDNNADGRYQFSVTVNDHEMLSCDRDIFLVYNTEGDLLRQHSLIPSGVEL from the coding sequence ATGAGGCGAGATTATTTCACGCTCGATGTCACCACGGGAGACGAAACGAAGCCCCAAATCACCGTTAGCTTTGACGGGCCAGCGAAGTCGTTTGAGGATCGACTGACTGACGAGGCTGGTATGACGCTCGACACCGAACAATTGGATGTCACGTACCGACTTCACGATGATGCACTGACTGTAGGGGGATCAGGAGTTCTCGCTGTTACAAATCGCATCACCGGAGATTTCGTCCTCGAATGTAACGCTGATGCTGGTATGATTGATCAGCTCGTCAGCGCTGCTCGGGAGAACGATGACAACAATGCCGATGGCCGCTATCAGTTCAGCGTCACGGTCAACGATCACGAGATGCTTTCGTGCGATCGGGACATTTTCCTCGTCTACAACACCGAGGGTGACCTTCTCCGCCAACACAGTCTCATCCCCAGTGGCGTCGAACTATGA
- a CDS encoding phosphopentomutase/phosphoglucosamine mutase, which yields MGLFGTAGIRGDARRSVTPALALAVGRAIGLDAEEVVVGRDGRETGTALAGAIEAGVTSGGARVLRAEQLPTPALAYASRDRHGVMLTASHNPPQDNGIKLFANGEEFDAETEARIEGRVERGTEPAPWDDWGTTERVELLSVYRSAVVEYARAFAAGADSASDLDGLSVVVDCANGMASLATPQVLRELGAHVVALNANVDGHFPGRPSKPTPSTLSDLRAFVDDHDDPVVGIGHDGDADRIVIVDGDGEVVHEDTVLAILAEHYVRASDEDDPVVVTTPNASGRIDERVKEAGGRVERTRLGYLHDGIKTVQSEGGTVVFAGEPWKHIHPAFGPWIDGVASAAVLSVLVANAEEEPVDPQAESERDGLAALRHPVTERPYRKESIECPDECKPMVLKRVQEVLPRRFPNAVVDTEYGVRLDFDDGSWTLIRPSGTEPYVRVYAESATVDELVSAVTDTVEQAVTDADGCLRTDGQGPSKR from the coding sequence ATGGGCCTGTTCGGAACCGCGGGAATCCGGGGCGACGCCCGTAGGAGCGTCACACCAGCATTGGCGCTTGCCGTCGGTCGTGCCATCGGATTGGACGCGGAGGAGGTTGTCGTCGGTCGGGATGGACGTGAAACAGGGACGGCGCTCGCTGGTGCTATCGAGGCAGGGGTAACGAGTGGCGGTGCACGGGTGTTGCGCGCCGAACAACTCCCCACGCCAGCACTCGCGTATGCCTCCCGCGACCGCCACGGCGTGATGCTCACCGCGAGCCACAATCCACCGCAGGACAATGGAATCAAACTGTTTGCCAACGGTGAGGAGTTCGACGCCGAGACCGAAGCGCGGATCGAAGGACGAGTCGAGCGCGGTACGGAACCAGCGCCGTGGGATGATTGGGGGACGACCGAACGCGTCGAGCTGCTCTCTGTCTACCGATCAGCGGTCGTCGAGTACGCCCGTGCATTCGCAGCTGGTGCTGATTCTGCGTCCGATCTCGATGGACTCTCCGTCGTTGTCGACTGTGCCAACGGAATGGCATCGCTTGCAACGCCCCAAGTACTGCGCGAACTCGGCGCACACGTCGTCGCGTTGAATGCGAACGTCGATGGCCACTTCCCCGGTCGGCCAAGCAAACCCACCCCATCGACGCTGTCTGACCTCCGCGCATTCGTCGACGACCACGACGACCCTGTCGTGGGAATCGGACACGACGGCGACGCAGATAGAATCGTTATCGTCGACGGCGATGGGGAGGTCGTCCACGAAGACACCGTGCTTGCTATTCTTGCAGAACACTACGTGCGTGCGAGCGATGAGGACGATCCAGTGGTCGTGACAACGCCGAACGCCTCCGGACGCATCGACGAGCGCGTCAAAGAGGCTGGTGGTCGTGTCGAACGAACTCGTCTTGGCTACCTCCACGACGGTATCAAAACAGTACAGAGTGAGGGCGGGACGGTTGTCTTTGCTGGCGAACCGTGGAAGCATATTCACCCTGCGTTTGGCCCATGGATCGATGGGGTCGCAAGCGCTGCGGTCCTCTCTGTGCTCGTTGCCAATGCCGAAGAGGAACCAGTCGATCCACAGGCCGAAAGCGAACGCGATGGACTCGCTGCTCTTCGCCATCCTGTCACCGAACGACCGTACCGAAAAGAGAGCATCGAATGTCCTGACGAATGCAAGCCGATGGTGCTAAAGCGGGTCCAGGAAGTACTCCCACGACGATTCCCCAACGCAGTGGTCGATACCGAGTACGGCGTCCGTCTCGACTTCGATGACGGATCATGGACACTCATCCGTCCGAGTGGAACGGAGCCATACGTCCGCGTGTACGCAGAAAGTGCGACTGTCGATGAACTAGTTTCAGCAGTCACTGATACCGTAGAACAGGCTGTGACTGATGCTGACGGATGTCTGCGGACGGATGGCCAAGGACCGTCAAAGCGATGA
- a CDS encoding BMP family protein has protein sequence MNRRTFLKAVGVTGIAGLAGCTGGPTEDGNGGGTNGTTEGTSGENGSTNVAMVYATGGLGDGSFNDQAREGLEKAKQELNVTSEHSQPEEVSDFGQIQRQYAQSTSPNYDLVSCIGALQQDALSDNASQFPEQKFLIVDQMVDAKNVESYQFREEEGSFQVGHLAGLLTTTKLSAGKASTNDATTVGFIGGEKIPLIKKFEAGYKAGVKHAGKDINVITNYVGSFNDVARGKETALSQYNGGADIIYHASGNTGTGVFKAAKEVNRYAIGVDSDQSKTKSSYADYILASMVKHVDIAVHDSIKHVVDGSFEGGSTTTLGLKQGGVETVYGKTLGSEIPDDVKSKLDASKKKITSGSITVPTKPSDV, from the coding sequence ATGAACAGACGTACCTTTCTGAAGGCAGTCGGGGTCACGGGAATCGCAGGACTCGCGGGGTGTACTGGTGGTCCGACAGAGGACGGTAACGGTGGTGGAACCAACGGCACCACCGAGGGGACCAGCGGTGAGAATGGGTCGACGAACGTCGCAATGGTGTATGCAACCGGTGGCCTCGGTGACGGGTCGTTCAACGATCAGGCACGTGAGGGTCTGGAGAAGGCAAAGCAGGAACTGAACGTTACATCCGAACATTCGCAACCGGAGGAAGTGTCTGACTTCGGACAGATACAGCGACAGTACGCACAATCGACATCTCCAAACTACGATTTGGTCTCCTGTATCGGTGCTCTTCAACAGGACGCGTTATCGGATAACGCATCGCAGTTCCCAGAACAGAAGTTCTTAATCGTCGATCAGATGGTCGATGCAAAGAATGTCGAAAGCTATCAGTTCCGAGAGGAGGAAGGGTCGTTTCAGGTCGGTCATCTTGCGGGGCTACTCACGACAACGAAGCTCTCGGCAGGGAAGGCTTCGACCAACGACGCAACGACGGTCGGATTCATCGGCGGCGAAAAAATTCCTCTCATCAAGAAGTTCGAAGCTGGCTACAAGGCTGGTGTCAAGCACGCGGGCAAGGATATCAACGTCATCACTAACTACGTGGGGTCGTTCAACGACGTCGCGCGCGGAAAGGAGACAGCATTGAGCCAGTACAACGGGGGTGCAGACATCATATACCACGCGTCGGGGAATACCGGAACCGGCGTCTTCAAAGCTGCAAAGGAGGTCAACCGATACGCCATCGGTGTTGACAGCGACCAATCGAAAACGAAGTCGAGCTACGCTGATTACATCCTCGCAAGTATGGTCAAACACGTCGACATCGCTGTCCACGATTCCATCAAACACGTTGTCGACGGGTCGTTCGAGGGAGGCTCGACGACGACACTCGGTCTGAAACAAGGTGGCGTCGAAACAGTGTACGGTAAGACGCTCGGTTCGGAGATTCCGGACGATGTCAAATCGAAGCTCGATGCATCGAAAAAGAAAATCACTTCAGGATCGATTACCGTCCCGACGAAACCGTCGGACGTATAA
- a CDS encoding ABC transporter ATP-binding protein → MTTAVHLDRITKRFPGVIANDDVTLNVERGTVHALLGENGAGKTTLMNVLYGLYEPSAGRIVIDETERSFGSPRDAIDAGIGMIHQHFMLVDPMTITENVTLGAEPRKWGGLAIDREQARQDVLDLCDRFGLTVDPDDRIEEVSVGVQQRAEILKALYRGTEILILDEPTAVLTPQEVDELFSVFDELTEQGKTIIFITHKLGEAMHAADEITVLRDGQNVGTVGADETSREDLAEMMVGREVLLEVTAPSNDPGDVVLAVDDLTVDDERGVEAVSDVSFSVRGGEVFGIAGVDGNGQAELIEAITGLRHPQSGTVAFDGQEITHESRRDRIERGMAYIPEDRHERGLVMDFDLVANGLLGSQHSEPFASGGRIDWAQTREHAETIIDAYDVRPPVPEAGATSLSGGNQQKFIVGREFARDPSLVVATHPTRGVDIGSTEFIHDQLLELRSQGVAVLLVSSKLEEVQGLSDRLAVMYGGEIMDTVDPATVTEEEIGLLMAGEQPDSTQSSTAVTADGDGK, encoded by the coding sequence ATGACAACAGCCGTTCATCTCGACAGGATCACGAAACGCTTTCCAGGAGTTATCGCGAACGACGACGTTACCCTGAACGTCGAACGGGGGACCGTCCATGCGCTTCTCGGGGAGAATGGTGCAGGGAAGACGACTCTCATGAACGTTCTCTACGGATTGTACGAACCCTCAGCGGGTCGTATTGTCATTGATGAAACAGAGCGTTCATTCGGCTCTCCACGAGACGCCATCGATGCCGGGATCGGGATGATCCACCAGCATTTCATGCTCGTCGATCCCATGACTATCACGGAAAACGTGACTCTTGGTGCCGAACCACGAAAGTGGGGCGGGCTGGCGATCGATCGTGAGCAGGCACGCCAAGATGTTCTCGATCTCTGTGACCGATTCGGTCTCACGGTCGATCCGGACGACCGGATTGAGGAGGTGAGCGTCGGTGTCCAACAACGCGCAGAAATTCTGAAAGCGCTCTATCGTGGTACCGAGATACTCATCCTCGATGAACCGACGGCGGTGTTGACACCGCAGGAGGTCGATGAACTATTCTCTGTGTTTGATGAACTGACAGAACAGGGAAAGACGATCATTTTTATCACACACAAACTCGGCGAAGCGATGCACGCAGCCGATGAGATCACCGTTCTTCGAGACGGGCAGAACGTCGGTACCGTCGGGGCCGATGAGACCAGCCGCGAGGACCTCGCCGAAATGATGGTCGGTCGGGAGGTGTTGCTGGAGGTCACAGCGCCATCGAACGACCCCGGTGATGTCGTTCTTGCCGTTGATGATCTTACGGTTGACGACGAACGCGGCGTCGAAGCCGTCTCTGACGTTTCATTTTCAGTCCGTGGCGGTGAGGTGTTCGGGATCGCGGGCGTCGATGGGAACGGTCAGGCGGAGTTAATCGAAGCAATTACCGGACTTCGTCATCCCCAGTCCGGAACCGTCGCGTTCGACGGCCAAGAGATCACGCACGAATCACGCCGCGACCGGATTGAACGCGGGATGGCCTATATTCCCGAGGACAGACATGAACGAGGGTTGGTCATGGACTTTGATCTCGTTGCTAACGGACTGCTCGGGAGTCAACACAGCGAACCGTTCGCCAGCGGTGGTCGGATCGACTGGGCACAGACCCGTGAGCACGCGGAGACGATAATCGATGCATACGATGTGCGGCCGCCTGTTCCGGAGGCGGGGGCGACGTCGCTCTCTGGTGGCAACCAGCAGAAGTTTATCGTTGGCCGCGAGTTCGCTCGTGATCCATCGCTCGTCGTTGCGACACATCCAACTCGGGGTGTCGATATCGGCTCGACCGAATTCATCCACGATCAACTGCTTGAACTCCGTTCACAAGGCGTCGCGGTGCTTCTCGTCTCCTCGAAATTGGAGGAGGTACAGGGCCTGTCCGATCGACTGGCGGTGATGTACGGGGGCGAGATCATGGATACTGTCGATCCAGCGACTGTCACCGAAGAGGAGATCGGACTGCTGATGGCGGGCGAACAGCCCGATTCGACCCAGAGTTCTACTGCGGTCACTGCGGATGGTGATGGGAAATGA
- a CDS encoding ABC transporter permease, translating to MSERDGQNGDGNENENENESESESEQSNLDENTNTNGVSDETGSGERGRIQSVLERLARSSAVERLSISLAALVLSMLVGTVLILASGRMTTCTTAAATYFGVGFCYDPVMVYDRLFFGALGDPMNPLFRPFQGEFAAPFRRGWSPFNPAMAITLRETTVLVFTGLSVALAFRAGVFNIGTQGQLIAGALASALGVLAVVPFVPSGIVGTFVLVPIGLFIGALFGGLYGAIPGILKAYADANEVITTIMLNFVAAQIAFYLVSVHFNKPNSSVIETADLPAFALIPSVVFDPRTSFSLIAFAIALVFAVGIYYLLEQTSFGYDLRTSGLQPDAAEYAGVDTRRTIVRSLTLSGALGGLGGAMYVLMILGNFQDGIPAYGFDGITVAILAGNNPIGVLFAAPLFGIIKSGSIVIDTSTSVPPQLIGVLRGLIILFVAMPEFFRLFGRRIFSIDEPRPAATDGGQIDE from the coding sequence ATGAGCGAACGTGACGGTCAAAACGGTGATGGAAACGAGAACGAGAACGAGAACGAGAGTGAGAGTGAGAGCGAACAAAGTAATCTGGACGAAAATACGAACACGAACGGAGTGAGTGACGAAACGGGATCTGGAGAACGAGGACGGATCCAGAGCGTCCTTGAGCGTCTTGCCCGATCCTCTGCTGTAGAGCGGTTGTCGATTAGTCTCGCTGCGCTCGTTCTCTCGATGCTCGTCGGGACGGTTCTCATTCTCGCTTCGGGACGGATGACAACGTGTACAACAGCAGCCGCGACGTACTTTGGCGTCGGTTTCTGTTACGATCCGGTTATGGTGTACGATCGGCTGTTCTTCGGTGCACTCGGCGATCCGATGAACCCGCTCTTTCGTCCGTTTCAGGGAGAGTTCGCCGCTCCCTTCCGTCGTGGCTGGAGTCCGTTCAACCCGGCGATGGCAATCACGCTCCGTGAGACGACGGTTCTCGTGTTCACCGGATTGTCGGTTGCGCTTGCGTTCCGTGCTGGAGTGTTCAACATCGGAACACAAGGGCAGCTCATTGCCGGTGCACTCGCAAGCGCACTTGGTGTGCTTGCTGTCGTTCCGTTTGTCCCGTCGGGGATCGTCGGAACGTTTGTCCTCGTCCCCATCGGGCTGTTCATCGGCGCGTTGTTCGGTGGATTATACGGTGCAATTCCCGGAATTCTCAAAGCCTACGCCGACGCGAACGAGGTGATTACGACGATTATGCTCAATTTCGTTGCAGCACAGATTGCGTTTTATCTCGTTTCTGTTCATTTCAACAAACCGAATAGCTCGGTCATCGAGACGGCGGATCTCCCCGCGTTTGCACTCATCCCGTCGGTGGTGTTCGATCCGCGAACGAGCTTCTCGCTGATTGCATTCGCTATTGCACTCGTGTTCGCGGTTGGGATCTATTATCTACTGGAACAGACTTCGTTCGGATACGATCTCCGAACGAGCGGTCTGCAACCCGATGCCGCTGAGTACGCTGGTGTCGATACCCGGCGCACGATCGTTAGGAGTCTGACGCTCTCAGGGGCGCTCGGTGGCCTCGGCGGCGCGATGTACGTTCTAATGATTCTCGGGAACTTCCAAGACGGGATTCCAGCGTACGGATTCGATGGTATTACGGTGGCCATTCTCGCTGGTAACAACCCAATTGGGGTGTTGTTTGCCGCGCCGCTGTTCGGCATCATCAAGAGCGGTTCGATCGTTATCGATACCTCGACATCGGTGCCACCGCAGCTCATCGGCGTCCTCCGTGGACTGATCATTCTCTTCGTCGCTATGCCAGAGTTCTTCCGACTGTTCGGCAGGCGGATCTTTTCGATCGATGAACCACGTCCCGCCGCAACCGATGGAGGGCAGATCGATGAGTGA
- a CDS encoding ABC transporter permease: MSDLLSSLQIGSGRRRIAGLIAVGVAVIVVAGIVFPDSIAGILLSIVTSKSALSSTLRLSVPIAFAALGGIFAEKSGIINIGIEGHLIIAAFVAIYGTNLTGSIWLGFVAGVLASTLLAGLFAVICIEFRADQIIAGLAVWLVALGLAPFLSTVIYGSVNVDGSGSFGRFTIPVLSEIPFFGALFSATFPVYLLFIAVALSWYVLNRTSFGRWVNASGENPEALATVGVSVRRVRYVSVLLSGVLAGMGGASFSIGLSQFVGNGQTMIGGRGFIAIVAYLFGNYNPVGAFFSTTLFAGLQALQIRLQSVPGYAVPDSLIQTIPYITVIVVLAFVGRTRIPSAAGEHYDSGED, encoded by the coding sequence ATGAGTGATCTGTTGTCGTCGCTTCAAATCGGTTCGGGACGACGACGCATCGCTGGCCTCATCGCTGTCGGAGTAGCTGTTATCGTCGTCGCCGGAATCGTCTTTCCCGATTCCATCGCTGGTATTCTCCTCTCGATCGTCACGAGTAAGAGCGCGCTGAGTTCGACATTACGATTGTCAGTACCGATCGCATTCGCCGCGCTCGGTGGTATCTTCGCCGAAAAGAGCGGTATCATCAATATCGGGATCGAAGGGCACCTGATCATTGCTGCGTTCGTGGCGATCTATGGGACGAACCTCACCGGGAGTATCTGGCTTGGTTTTGTTGCTGGCGTTCTTGCGAGTACACTCCTCGCAGGACTGTTTGCAGTCATCTGTATCGAATTTCGCGCCGATCAGATCATCGCTGGACTCGCCGTCTGGCTCGTCGCACTCGGTCTCGCGCCGTTTCTCTCGACGGTCATCTACGGGAGCGTTAACGTCGATGGTTCGGGGAGTTTTGGGCGGTTCACGATTCCAGTACTGTCCGAAATCCCGTTCTTCGGTGCGCTATTCAGCGCTACGTTCCCGGTGTATCTGTTGTTCATCGCGGTTGCGCTCTCGTGGTACGTCCTCAATCGGACGTCGTTCGGTCGGTGGGTGAACGCGAGCGGTGAGAACCCCGAGGCGCTCGCCACCGTTGGCGTGAGCGTCAGACGGGTTCGCTATGTGAGTGTTCTCCTCTCTGGCGTGCTCGCTGGAATGGGGGGTGCGAGTTTCTCTATCGGTCTCTCTCAGTTCGTCGGCAACGGCCAGACGATGATCGGTGGCCGAGGATTCATCGCTATCGTCGCGTATCTGTTCGGCAACTATAATCCGGTCGGTGCGTTCTTCTCGACGACGCTGTTCGCCGGTCTCCAAGCACTCCAAATCCGACTCCAATCCGTCCCGGGCTATGCTGTTCCCGACTCGCTCATCCAGACGATCCCCTATATTACCGTCATCGTTGTGCTCGCGTTCGTCGGCCGAACCCGAATCCCCAGCGCAGCAGGCGAACATTACGACTCTGGAGAGGACTGA
- the cdd gene encoding cytidine deaminase produces MDDSHSDPDSDDDGDEHDLIEQARSALAAAYVPYSEYRVGAALETTDGTVFTGCNIEVANYSNSLHAEEVAISEAVASGHREFVRIAVSSSARDGVTPCGMCRQTLAEFCDDDLLVLCDDGDHVNEYTLGELLPETISRGMLEAASE; encoded by the coding sequence ATGGACGATTCCCATTCTGATCCCGACTCTGACGATGATGGAGACGAGCACGATCTCATCGAGCAGGCCCGTTCTGCGCTTGCGGCAGCGTACGTTCCGTACTCCGAGTATCGGGTCGGTGCAGCACTCGAAACCACTGATGGGACCGTTTTCACGGGTTGTAACATTGAGGTTGCTAACTACTCGAACTCGTTGCACGCCGAAGAGGTGGCCATCTCTGAGGCAGTCGCGAGCGGCCACCGCGAGTTCGTTCGGATTGCAGTCTCGTCGAGTGCACGCGACGGTGTCACCCCGTGTGGGATGTGTCGACAGACACTTGCTGAATTCTGTGATGACGACCTTCTCGTGCTCTGTGACGACGGCGATCACGTGAATGAATACACGCTTGGCGAGCTACTGCCGGAGACGATTTCACGCGGGATGCTCGAAGCGGCATCCGAGTAA
- a CDS encoding nucleoside phosphorylase produces MTDETETEYHIEVGPNDVAETVLLPGDTERVEKIIDTWDEAEEVANHREYRTVTGTYDDVPISVTSTGIGSPSAAIAVEELAAVGCDTFIRVGSCGAIQPDIEIGDLVITSGGVRLEGTSAAYVRDSYPAVADYEVVTALVAAAERLEYDYHVGLTASTDSFYAGQGREGFGGYQSPDGQALYEELLNANVKNFEMEASAICTLGNVYGLRAGAVCTVYANRTTDEFRVEGQSRAAKTASLAVALLNQMDEVKQNAGADRWHAGLSIDSI; encoded by the coding sequence ATGACTGACGAGACGGAGACAGAGTACCACATCGAAGTCGGACCGAACGACGTTGCCGAAACCGTTCTACTGCCGGGCGACACAGAGCGTGTTGAGAAAATCATCGACACCTGGGACGAGGCCGAAGAGGTGGCGAACCACCGCGAGTACCGTACCGTCACCGGCACGTACGACGACGTACCCATCTCGGTCACGTCGACAGGAATCGGTAGTCCTTCTGCTGCGATTGCCGTCGAGGAACTCGCAGCCGTCGGCTGCGATACGTTCATTCGAGTCGGTTCCTGCGGGGCCATCCAACCGGATATCGAGATCGGTGATCTCGTCATCACGAGCGGTGGTGTGAGATTGGAAGGAACCAGCGCAGCCTACGTTCGAGACTCGTATCCTGCTGTTGCCGACTACGAGGTCGTTACTGCGCTCGTCGCGGCCGCCGAACGACTCGAATACGATTATCACGTCGGATTGACTGCGAGCACCGATAGTTTCTATGCTGGACAGGGACGCGAGGGATTCGGCGGCTATCAATCGCCGGATGGGCAAGCGCTCTACGAGGAGTTGCTGAACGCCAACGTGAAGAACTTCGAGATGGAGGCAAGCGCCATCTGCACGCTCGGAAACGTCTACGGTCTTCGTGCAGGAGCGGTTTGCACGGTCTACGCTAACCGAACGACCGACGAATTCCGCGTTGAAGGCCAATCACGGGCTGCGAAAACGGCTTCCCTCGCAGTTGCGCTCCTTAATCAGATGGACGAAGTCAAACAAAACGCAGGCGCGGATCGCTGGCACGCGGGGCTCAGTATCGATTCTATCTGA
- a CDS encoding cupin domain-containing protein, protein MKQDKQDVPVRVDTPDAIARQQMGFGDASEYGELSGEYFTLAAGTDITPLLEGLENDLCQCPHWGYVLEGTLTASYSDGSEEVTETGDLFYWPPGHTVKANDNAEIIMFSPQDEHAAVIEHMLEKMSESA, encoded by the coding sequence ATGAAACAAGATAAACAAGACGTCCCAGTCAGAGTTGATACACCCGACGCAATTGCCCGCCAGCAGATGGGTTTCGGTGACGCAAGCGAGTACGGAGAACTCAGTGGAGAATACTTTACGCTCGCTGCCGGGACAGATATCACACCGCTCTTAGAGGGTCTTGAGAATGATCTCTGTCAGTGCCCACACTGGGGGTACGTCCTAGAAGGGACGCTCACCGCCAGCTATTCTGATGGAAGCGAAGAAGTGACTGAAACCGGCGATCTCTTCTACTGGCCGCCGGGTCATACGGTCAAAGCGAACGACAACGCTGAGATCATCATGTTCAGCCCGCAGGACGAGCACGCTGCAGTCATCGAACATATGCTGGAAAAAATGAGCGAGAGTGCGTAA
- a CDS encoding winged helix-turn-helix domain-containing protein: protein MDSAIQAIEFLARSEHRVMTLEALSEKRHDRRDLCATTGASDPTIGRVVRDFENRSWIMRDGPHYELTPLGEFVTDRFFELREGMETGETLREVWQWLPQEMDEFTVEYFEDAVVAYPGPNYPYTPVERVTHLLESTESIRGLGTTVYKSGNLEVFCRRVIEGMEMEYIYSLPILKAIVDWNPDLIAQAFECDNCTVFLHDALPDDNRCGLNIMDDCIGICGHDPETAQLEAVIDTATPEAREWAETVYEECRKEARPFEAQELGVAGSNSCESPLRVESQ, encoded by the coding sequence ATGGATTCCGCGATTCAGGCGATCGAGTTCCTGGCGCGGTCAGAACACCGTGTCATGACGTTGGAAGCCCTCTCCGAAAAACGACACGATCGGCGTGATCTGTGTGCTACAACGGGGGCTTCAGACCCAACGATTGGACGCGTTGTTCGAGATTTCGAGAACCGCTCGTGGATTATGCGCGATGGTCCACACTACGAGCTCACGCCATTGGGCGAGTTTGTGACTGATCGGTTCTTCGAACTGCGCGAGGGAATGGAAACGGGTGAAACACTTCGTGAGGTCTGGCAATGGCTGCCTCAAGAGATGGATGAGTTCACCGTCGAATACTTCGAGGACGCTGTCGTTGCGTATCCCGGTCCGAACTATCCGTATACGCCTGTTGAGCGTGTCACTCACCTCCTTGAATCGACTGAATCCATTCGTGGGCTTGGAACAACGGTCTACAAGTCGGGAAACCTTGAGGTGTTTTGCCGGCGGGTGATCGAGGGGATGGAGATGGAGTATATCTACTCACTTCCAATCCTCAAAGCAATCGTCGACTGGAATCCTGATCTCATAGCCCAAGCCTTCGAGTGTGACAACTGCACCGTCTTTCTGCACGACGCTCTTCCAGACGACAATCGATGTGGACTCAATATTATGGACGACTGTATCGGTATCTGTGGACACGATCCCGAAACTGCCCAACTTGAGGCTGTGATCGACACTGCCACTCCCGAGGCCCGCGAATGGGCCGAAACTGTGTATGAGGAGTGTCGGAAGGAAGCACGACCATTCGAGGCTCAGGAACTGGGTGTTGCTGGTTCAAACTCATGTGAGAGTCCCCTCCGCGTCGAGTCTCAGTAG
- a CDS encoding cyclopropane-fatty-acyl-phospholipid synthase family protein: MDQPVWHEDEAFWETVQDFVFPPETIEQAPEQIEQLLSLLDLTADAQIADVPCGIGRHAVELAKRGFCVTGVDATAPFLAKAKERARDEEVSVEFVHEDMRTFQRPESFDAILNLYTSFGYFEQRDDDERTALQFYESLKPGGTLVMSLASKEILARIFEERTWEERDGAYMLEEHEISDDWSWVDNRWIIVDDGEVREFTVSHRLYSAFELSELLRSVGFDTVDVYGNFEKDDYDENSERLVVVAQKK; this comes from the coding sequence ATGGATCAGCCGGTGTGGCACGAAGATGAGGCGTTTTGGGAGACAGTGCAGGACTTTGTTTTCCCACCAGAAACAATTGAGCAGGCACCTGAGCAGATCGAACAACTGCTTTCGTTACTCGATCTCACAGCAGATGCGCAGATAGCGGACGTACCGTGTGGCATCGGACGGCACGCTGTCGAACTCGCAAAGCGTGGCTTTTGCGTGACGGGAGTCGATGCCACCGCTCCGTTTCTGGCGAAGGCAAAAGAACGCGCACGAGACGAGGAAGTTTCAGTCGAGTTCGTTCACGAGGACATGCGGACGTTCCAACGGCCAGAGTCATTCGATGCGATACTCAATCTATACACCTCATTCGGCTATTTCGAGCAACGGGACGACGATGAGCGCACGGCACTGCAGTTTTACGAATCCCTGAAACCGGGTGGAACGCTCGTCATGAGTCTCGCGAGTAAGGAGATTCTCGCCAGAATATTTGAGGAGCGAACGTGGGAGGAACGCGACGGGGCATACATGCTCGAAGAACACGAGATCAGTGACGATTGGAGCTGGGTCGACAATCGGTGGATTATCGTCGATGATGGCGAAGTTCGAGAGTTTACCGTCTCACACCGATTGTATTCTGCGTTCGAGCTGTCTGAACTGCTACGAAGCGTCGGATTCGATACCGTCGATGTCTACGGGAATTTCGAGAAAGACGACTACGATGAGAATTCTGAGCGGCTGGTCGTAGTGGCTCAGAAGAAGTGA